The DNA sequence CCTTGTGCCCCTTGCATGGATTGCCCGATGAATCGGGCGACTACTAGGGGAATCAAGTGCATATGCCTATAAGTAAATCAACTTTTTCCAGAGTTTGATGCTATGGATTCTCTTTTTTGAATTTCCCAAACTTGATCCCAAGGATGGAGGGTCACCTCTTTTTGCACGAAGGATTCTGAAACGGGAGACAACCGATACAACCCTACAACCTTCTTCTTCAGAATCTCCTTCGCATCTAAAAGTTGTTTCAAATCCTGCGACCCTAAGGTTCTCCGATACTTAATTTCATAAAGCGCCCAAGAAGTTCCGCGTCTCAGCATCAGATCTACTTCCAATCCCGTCTTGGCCTGAATGTAGTAATGCTCTGGAACCTCCCCCTCGGCCGCGTGAAATTTAATAAAATTTGTAATGACAAGTGTTTCAAAGAGAGCACCCAACTGGGGTGAATGAGGAATCAATGAAGCATTTCTGAATCCCATGAGATAGGAGGCAAGCCCCGTATCCATAAAATAAATCTTGGGACTTTTGCGAATGCGCGAAGACAAATTTTCATAAAACGGCTCTATCAGATGAACCTGATAGGTCTGGATCAAGATAGAAAGCCATCTTTGAGCCGTGGGTTGAGAAATACCACAATCCCGAGCCAACTCGCTTAGGTTTAAAATCTGACCTGTTCGAATTGCACACAGACGAATAAAACGTTCGAAAGAGAGGAGGTTACCCACTTGAGTCAGATTTCTCACATCCCTTTCCAGATAGGTTCGAAGATAACTTCCAAACCAGTGGGATGGTTTGAGATCCCGTTTCATCCAAAGTTCTGGAAACGTACCCCGATAAAGAATCTGGGCAATATCCCTTTCCTCATGAAGAGGCCCCTTGGGCAAAGGAAGCTCCTCACGTTCGAGTCCATAGAGGGAAAGGAGACCCACCCGCCCAGCCAAGGATTGACTCACCTGCTCCATCATCAGAAAATTTTGAGACCCTGTCAGAACAAATTGTCCCGTCTTTTGGCGATCTTGATCAATGAGACCTTGGAGATAACTTGTCAGATGGGGAACGTACTGAAATTCATCAAAAATAACAGGGGGAGGATAATGACTTAAGAAAGAGCGCGGATCGTCCTGAGCTTGCCCTCGCACGTCGGGATCTTCCAGCAATACATAGCGATGGGATTTTGACAAAAGAGATTTCAGAAGAGTGGTTTTCCCAACCTGACGAGCCCCTGTCAAAACCACGGCCGGGAAACTCCTCAAATATTCCTCTAATATCCCTTTCACCTTCCTTTTGATCATACAGGTAGGATAGAATATCCAAATTTAATATTCAATATTTATTTTGGAAAATAGACGGCAAGGTCAAAAATAATTTAGAGAAACCATATAACTATTTGATATTAGGCTCGTTATATTTCATTTAAAAAAGGTCTTTTGAGTGCACACTTTGTTTATTATTTTGACATTCATAAACAGGAGAAGACTTAATTTTCTTAAAAAGCAGAAAGGCCCGATTTCGCATAAATTTCATACAACTGAAAATTTGACATGACAAAATTTCAGTGCTATATTTTTATGTCATGTGAACCATTTCCCCTTTTATACAAAAAGATTTAGAGAAAAAATTCGTGCTTTTGGCTGGGCCACGACAAGTCGGGAAAACTCACCTATCGAAAGAAATCCTTAAAACGCTGAGTGGACATTTTTCCAAGCCAATGAAGAGAATCATCTCCGTTGGTCCTCTCAAAGAAGAGAGCTTCTGGTCAGAGAAGACATTCGAGACCTTACTCAGGTCATCCATCTAAGCTTGATCGAACACCTCATCTTACTCTTGCCCAGTCGCATTGGCTCTGTCCTGAGTGTGAATAATCTAAGGGAGGATTTGCAAGTGGCCTATAACACCGTTCGATCATGGTTGGAAATTCTCGAAAGGCTCTATATTCTTTTTACGCTCAAACCCTACACTTCCAAGCTGAGTCGATCTGTTCACAAGGAAAGAAAAATATACCTCTGGGACTGGTCTCAAATTAAGGATGAAGGAGCCCGATTTGAAAATTTTGTCGCGAGCCATTTATGGAAAGCGGTTCAGACCTGGCAAGACTTGGGCATGGGTGACTTTGACTTAGGGTTCTTACGAGACCGAACGCAAAGAGAGGTTGATTTCTGTATCACAAAAGACCGTAAGCCCTGGCTTTTAATAGAGGCAAAGCTTTCAGACACACAACCGTCTGAAGCCCTCTCTTATTTTTCCAATCGCTTAGGGGTTCCCGCACTACAGCTGGTGAGATCAAAGGGAATGGACAAAAGAGTTGGGCCGATTCGCGTTGTGAGTGTAGGTTGTTGGCTCTTGCAATTGCCTTAATCCTACAGTACAAACTTCACATTTACTGCGGAGATTTTTATCCAGGCGTTGTAGGCTTCTTGATTAAAAAAGTATTTCTGAAAAAGTTTAAAAAACTCAATATATTCATCCATGGAAACAATGGGAGGTGGCATTGCACCCTCTTTAATAACAGGGAGGTTTAAATTTAAATCGCTCATTTGAAAACCTCTAATATTTTGGAATAAACTTCTTCCGTTCCAAATTTCAGACATAATTGTCGAAACTCTTCGGTAGTGATATTCATTTCATTATTTTTGATTAAGTCAAAAATATCCAACAAATCTTTAGGCCCCCTTCTGGGATTGTTCTTAAGGGCATGTAGTTTCAAGGCAATCAGATGATTTAAAGAGGGAACCTTAAAATCTAACCCTCCTAATTTTACAGGCCTAGCTTCTTGAAGTATTTTGTCAAGAGTCGTTCGATCGACCAAGACAAAATCTACAATCATTCCGGCTATACCAGCAGGCCGTAATCTAACAAAAAAGTCCCCTTCATCAAATTTCTGATAGCCATTTTTTTCCATCACTCTAACAGCACTCTGAAAATCTTCTAAGGCCATCAGAAAATCCACATCCAATGTGCTCCGACTCACTTTATAGAAATTGACTGCAAAACCACCAATTAAAATATAGGGAATTTTTGCTTTTTCGAATTCTCTCGAAACAAGTTCAAAAGGATTTTCATAAGCCATAACTTTCTCCCATCTTTATAGAGATCATCTACAATGGACTGTAGACTTTCTTTAAATCTCAGTCCCACGCTCAAATCAGCTCATTGGATTGAGTGAGTTCCTTGAGGCGATTCACCACTTCTTGAATGATCCAGTCTGGCGTTGAGGCCCCGGCTGAAACTCCAATCGTTCTAGCATTTTGAAACCATTCAAGTTTAACATCTTCAGGAGATTCAACTTGATGGCTTCGGGGATTTAAGGAAAGGGAAATTTCGGTGAGACGGCAGGTATTGGCACTTTTAAAAGAGCCTACAATAATCATCACATCATTTTCCAAAGGTAAATGCCTAATTTCTCTCTGATAGGCCTTGGTGGGACCACAAATTGTATCCACGAATTTGAGTTCCCCTACACGAGCTGATAATTCAGCAATGACCCGCTTCACATTATCAATATTCTGAGTCGATTGGGTCACCACACCCAGCTTTTTAATTCTTCTGGGAATGGCTTGAGGAACCTCTTCTGGTTTGGAAATAACAATAGCGTTTTTCACTTGGGCCGCTATCCCGCGGACCTCATCATGCCCATGATCTCCAATGACCACAATTTGAAAACCTTCTTTGTCCAGTTCTCGTACAATCTCATGAATTTCCAAAACCAACGGGCAGGTAGCATCGAGAATATTAAAACCTAACCTTTTTGCATCATCATACACTTGGGGAGTACTTCCATGGGCTCTTAAAAGCAATGTTCCTTTTGGAGTCCCCTCAAGATCCTCAACAACCTTCACTCCCGCATTGT is a window from the Chlamydiota bacterium genome containing:
- a CDS encoding ATP-binding protein, with product MKGILEEYLRSFPAVVLTGARQVGKTTLLKSLLSKSHRYVLLEDPDVRGQAQDDPRSFLSHYPPPVIFDEFQYVPHLTSYLQGLIDQDRQKTGQFVLTGSQNFLMMEQVSQSLAGRVGLLSLYGLEREELPLPKGPLHEERDIAQILYRGTFPELWMKRDLKPSHWFGSYLRTYLERDVRNLTQVGNLLSFERFIRLCAIRTGQILNLSELARDCGISQPTAQRWLSILIQTYQVHLIEPFYENLSSRIRKSPKIYFMDTGLASYLMGFRNASLIPHSPQLGALFETLVITNFIKFHAAEGEVPEHYYIQAKTGLEVDLMLRRGTSWALYEIKYRRTLGSQDLKQLLDAKEILKKKVVGLYRLSPVSESFVQKEVTLHPWDQVWEIQKRESIASNSGKS
- a CDS encoding nucleotidyltransferase, with protein sequence MAYENPFELVSREFEKAKIPYILIGGFAVNFYKVSRSTLDVDFLMALEDFQSAVRVMEKNGYQKFDEGDFFVRLRPAGIAGMIVDFVLVDRTTLDKILQEARPVKLGGLDFKVPSLNHLIALKLHALKNNPRRGPKDLLDIFDLIKNNEMNITTEEFRQLCLKFGTEEVYSKILEVFK
- the ispH gene encoding 4-hydroxy-3-methylbut-2-enyl diphosphate reductase, encoding MPQINIARHGGFCFGVKLAVNAALKASGEHDNVVMLGDIVHNEHVVQKIDNAGVKVVEDLEGTPKGTLLLRAHGSTPQVYDDAKRLGFNILDATCPLVLEIHEIVRELDKEGFQIVVIGDHGHDEVRGIAAQVKNAIVISKPEEVPQAIPRRIKKLGVVTQSTQNIDNVKRVIAELSARVGELKFVDTICGPTKAYQREIRHLPLENDVMIIVGSFKSANTCRLTEISLSLNPRSHQVESPEDVKLEWFQNARTIGVSAGASTPDWIIQEVVNRLKELTQSNELI
- a CDS encoding DUF4143 domain-containing protein, whose amino-acid sequence is MIEHLILLLPSRIGSVLSVNNLREDLQVAYNTVRSWLEILERLYILFTLKPYTSKLSRSVHKERKIYLWDWSQIKDEGARFENFVASHLWKAVQTWQDLGMGDFDLGFLRDRTQREVDFCITKDRKPWLLIEAKLSDTQPSEALSYFSNRLGVPALQLVRSKGMDKRVGPIRVVSVGCWLLQLP